In one Candidatus Desulfatibia profunda genomic region, the following are encoded:
- a CDS encoding virulence RhuM family protein — MKKITESNKNNFLIYTSDTGDIKIDVFLKDETVWLTQKNIASLFGVQVPAINKHLKNIFEDGELVENSVISVLETTAADGKKYKTQFYNLDAIISVGYRVNSYQATQFRIWATKTLKEFIIKGFVLDDERLKQANQVFGKDYFDELLERIREIRASERRFYQKITDIYALAVDYDKNAPLTKDFFAIVQNKLHWAITGKTAAEIIYASADAAKIYMGLTNWKHSPDGKILKSDVTVAKNYLSENHIKELNRIVSAYLDLAENRAERQILMKMEDWIKFLHQILELSNYPILEDKGKVSALEAKLKAEREYETYRVIQDKNYISDFDKEIKRIEGKK; from the coding sequence ATGAAGAAAATAACCGAATCTAATAAAAACAACTTTCTCATCTACACATCAGATACCGGGGATATAAAAATAGATGTCTTTTTAAAAGACGAAACTGTTTGGCTTACACAAAAAAACATCGCTTCGTTATTTGGAGTGCAAGTTCCTGCGATAAATAAACACTTAAAAAATATCTTTGAAGACGGTGAGCTTGTAGAAAATTCAGTTATTTCCGTTTTGGAAACAACTGCCGCTGACGGCAAAAAGTACAAAACACAATTTTATAATCTCGATGCTATTATTTCCGTTGGCTACCGTGTTAATTCCTATCAGGCAACACAGTTTCGTATATGGGCGACCAAAACATTAAAAGAGTTTATTATCAAAGGGTTTGTGCTGGATGATGAACGGCTCAAGCAAGCGAATCAGGTTTTCGGTAAAGATTATTTTGACGAACTGTTAGAGCGAATACGTGAGATTCGGGCAAGTGAAAGACGGTTCTATCAAAAAATTACCGATATTTATGCTCTTGCGGTTGATTACGATAAAAACGCCCCGCTTACAAAAGATTTTTTTGCAATTGTACAAAATAAACTTCACTGGGCAATTACAGGAAAGACTGCCGCAGAAATAATCTATGCTTCAGCCGATGCAGCAAAAATTTATATGGGCTTAACCAACTGGAAACATTCACCGGATGGAAAAATATTAAAATCGGATGTGACGGTAGCCAAAAACTATCTAAGCGAGAATCATATCAAAGAGTTAAATCGTATCGTTTCTGCGTATCTTGATTTGGCAGAAAATCGGGCTGAACGGCAAATATTAATGAAAATGGAAGATTGGATTAAATTTCTTCATCAAATTTTGGAATTATCAAATTATCCTATTCTTGAGGATAAAGGAAAAGTAAGCGCTTTGGAGGCAAAACTCAAAGCCGAGCGGGAATATGAAACTTATCGCGTAATACAGGACAAAAACTATATCTCCGATTTTGATAAAGAAATAAAACGGATAGAAGGGAAAAAATGA